The following are encoded in a window of Rosa chinensis cultivar Old Blush chromosome 4, RchiOBHm-V2, whole genome shotgun sequence genomic DNA:
- the LOC112197157 gene encoding myosin-binding protein 3 has product MKMACQMIHSWTFSGLVGAFLDLAIAYLLLCASALAFFTSKFLDVFGLSLPCPCDGLFGNPKNNYCFQKQLVDGPSEKIGGVQLQLKSKYPFDVMWSEDPHFHAKSKSDHENGHFEFEGEASCSSYSDGKLLDVAGRGCSVSGNEMSFESGAVSLEKCFDHKGKKVGGRRQSHSLRRRRKGASLDYGKLFSVSSSDMVQSDSQDMAGPPYRNSKMGDEVTEVPVNSGRPSHGIHRRRKRHSVDYGKIFSVLPYDISDRRDIPTPPSSISKVGNDGSEVPSSSDGMEAPTDTGGPERVSHLELNEHVGKTKSIQNDASSVENLGCNEQEKPVYDGNDKTMVRVLEQALDEEHTARTALYYELEKERSAAATAADEAMAMILRLQEEKASIEMEARQYQRMIQEKSAYDDEEMNILKEILLRREREKHFLEKEVEYYRQILFGNDQVDDDMHDVAATQAQSISLHSSEELVSMQERTSYSISEKSKLKVANSSPDYGALSSDSQNRTLALGKELPVPDFEEDDTSKHVDMHLLPSTDSHSHILNSRYEISHEFQEKGMVSVDERPVSRGKEVQVVNAEGLELVEKTIPPNEQELALAGSNVNHGSKDLPNLTSNTEPRVHDIHVIDDKSDLYNEKSAEKSEQLVANATLDISEKHKSMTGLGTELKVHKVGSDSGLPIVDGSQGKALPYNMWRNSMSEVDYERSKIDSKLHRGGTDMAPNCMRRNSMSAIDYDRWKIDNKVDRGSSDTEPKDVRRNSMTAVDYERWKMANKSYRGSSDTSPSPSVMRRNSMSAVDNERCKLDNEVEWLRERLRIVQEGREKLNLSVGHRETEKVQLKLLEDIAGQLQEIRQLTEPGKVKCQAALPPPSSKVMSKKRRWRTLSLGVHRST; this is encoded by the exons ATGAAAATGGCATGCCAAATGATACATTCATGGACATTCAGTGGGCTTGTGGGTGCATTTCTTGATCTTGCAATAGCCTATCTCTTACTCTGTGCCTCAGCTCTTGCGTTTTTTACCTCGAAGTTTTTGGATGTCTTTGGATTAAGTCTTCCATGCCCTTGTGATGGGCTGTTTGGGAACCCAAAGAATAATTACTGCTTCCAGAAGCAGTTAGTGGATGGCCCATCTGAGAAAATCGGTGGAGTTCAGTTGCAGCTGAAGAGCAAGTACCCTTTCGATGTAATGTGGAGTGAAGACCCACATTTTCATGCAAAGTCGAAGTCGGATCATGAGAATGGGCACTTTGAGTTTGAAGGTGAAGCATCGTGTAGCTCTTATTCGGATGGGAAGTTGCTAGATGTGGCTGGGAGGGGTTGCTCTGTTTCGGGGAATGAAATGAGTTTTGAGTCTGGTGCGGTGAGTTTGGAAAAATGCTTTGATCATAAGGGAAAGAAGGTTGGTGGTCGAAGGCAAAGTCATAGTCTGCGCCGCCGGCGCAAGGGGGCCTCTTTGGATTATGGAAAGCTGTTTTCAGTTTCCTCAAGTGATATGGTACAGTCAGATTCCCAAGACATGGCTGGACCTCCTTACAGAAATAGTAAAATGGGGGACGAGGTGACTGAAGTTCCCGTCAATTCAGGAAGGCCAAGTCATGGTATTCACCGCCGCCGCAAGAGGCATTCTGTTGATTATGGAAAGATATTTTCGGTTTTACCATATGATAtttcagatagaagagacattCCTACACCTCCTTCCAGCATAAGTAAAGTGGGGAATGACGGTAGTGAAGTTCCTTCCAGTTCAG ATGGCATGGAAGCTCCAACAGACACTGGTGGGCCAGAAAGAGTTTCGCATCTTGAGTTGAATGAACATGTTGGTAAAACTAAATCAATTCAGAATGATGCTTCTTCTGTTGAAAATTTAGGCTGCAATGAGCAAGAGAAGCCAGTTTATGACGGTAATGATAAAACTATGGTTCGGGTATTGGAACAAGCACTAGACGAAGAGCATACTGCTCGTACTGCTCTTTATTATGAATTGGAGAAGGAGAGAAGTGCTGCTGCTACTGCGGCAGATGAGGCCATGGCAATGATATTGCGTCTGCAAGAAGAGAAGGCATCAATTGAAATGGAGGCAAGGCAATACCAGAGGATGATACAGGAAAAATCAGCTTATGATGATGAGGAAATGAACATTCTCAAAGAGATCTTACTTAGGAGAGAAAGGGAAAAGCATTTCTTGGAGAAGGAAGTTGAATACTACAGGCAAATACTTTTTGGAAATGATCAAGTTGATGATGACATGCATGATGTTGCTGCCACACAAGCACAAAGTATTTCTCTGCATTCAAGTGAAGAGCTGGTGTCGATGCAGGAGCGGACAAGCTATTCAATTAGTGAGAAGTCAAAGTTGAAAGTGGCAAATAGTTCTCCAGATTACGGGGCCCTATCAAGTGACTCACAAAATCGCACTCTGGCCTTGGGGAAAGAACTACCAGTTCCGGATTTCGAAGAAGATGACACTTCGAAGCATGTGGACATGCACTTGCTTCCAAGCACTGACAGCCATTCACATATCTTAAATAGTAGGTATGAGATCAGTCACGAGTTTCAAGAGAAGGGAATGGTGTCTGTGGATGAGAGACCAGTTTCTCGGGGAAAAGAGGTCCAGGTAGTGAATGCTGAGGGACTTGAATTGGTTGAAAAAACTATTCCTCCGAACGAACAGGAACTTGCTTTAGCTGGTAGCAATGTGAATCATGGAAGCAAAGATCTACCTAACTTAACGTCTAATACAGAGCCTCGTGTTCATGATATTCATGTTATTGACGATAAGTCTGATTTGTATAATGAAAAGAGTGCAGAGAAAAGTGAACAGCTAGTAGCAAATGCTACCTTAGATATTTCTGAAAAACACAAGAGTATGACAGGGTTGGGAACCGAGCTTAAAGTGCACAAAGTTGGTTCAGACAGTGGATTGCCAATAGTGGATGGCTCTCAAGGCAAAGCTTTACCTTACAATATGTGGAGGAATTCCATGTCTGAGGTTGATTATGAAAGATCGAAAATAGACAGTAAACTGCACCGAGGTGGTACAGACATGGCACCTAATTGCATGCGGAGGAATTCCATGTCTGCAATTGATTATGACAGATGGAAAATTGACAACAAAGTGGACAGAGGTAGCTCAGACACGGAACCTAAAGATGTGCGGAGGAATTCCATGACTGCAGTTGATTATGAAAGATGGAAAATGGCCAATAAATCATACAGAGGTAGTTCAGACACGTCACCATCACCTTCTGTCATGCGAAGAAATTCCATGTCTGCAGTTGATAATGAAAGATGCAAACTTGACAATGAAGTTGAGTGGCTTAGAGAAAGGTTAAGGATTGTGCAAGAGGGAAGAGAGAAGCTCAACCTCTCAGTGGGCCACAGAGAAACGGAAAAAGTTCAGCTGAAACTTTTGGAAGATATAGCAGGCCAACTCCAAGAGATTCGGCAATTGACGGAACCTGGAAAGGTCAAGTGCCAGGCTGCATTGCCGCCTCCATCATCTAAG GTTATGTCAAAGAAAAGACGATGGCGAACTTTGTCTCTAGGAGTGCATAGAAGTACCTAA